In the genome of Chloroflexota bacterium, the window CCCATCCCGCAGCGTCGCGGCATCGTGGACGAAAAGCATCGCGCCTGCGGTGGGCGCGGTCATCGCCTTCGCAGGGCGGGAGATCCTGCCCCGCATCGTGGACACGTGGCTGGCTGCGCGCGCGCCCAGCCGCACCGCTGGCACGGGCAGCGCTGACAACGAAGCGCGACGCCTCCGCCGTCGGCGCCGGGGCAAGTCCTGAAGCCTTGCGCCGCAAGGAAACGGTGATTCGGGAGGGAACATGCCTATCTACGAGTATCGTTGCGGCAACTGCTGTCAGACTGTTGAGGTGTTGGTCATGGGCGGGGGCGATGATCCAAAATGTCCCAACTGCGGTGCGCCCTTGTTTGAGAAGCGCATATCCGCTTCCCACCATCGGATGGGAAAGCCCCAAAGCGCCACGGGGCACACCTGCTGCGGGCGCGAGGAGCGGTGCGACAAGCCGCCCTGCGACTCGGGCGGAGGTTGCCACAGGGATCGGCGCTGATCTAGCCATGCGTGGCTAGGCAGCCTGGAAAGGAGAGAGCAAAATGGTTATCGGAAGAGGACAACGAGGCGGCGGAGGCCGAGGCAGACGCGGAGGCAACCGTCCGGGCGCGGGGCCGGGCGGCTACTGTGTCTGCCCCAACTGCGGCCACCGCGTGGAGCACAAGGTGGCCCAGCCGTGCTACCAGATGAAGTGCCCCAAGTGCGGCACCGCCATGCAGCGGGAATGACGGGTCGCGAGGAGCACACGCGTATGGCCCAGGGCACTCTCATGGCAGTCTGCGCCAGCACAAGACGAACAGACCCGAAGGTTGACGTCGGCAGCGGCGAACTCCGCGCCGGACATGGCCTGGTGGGCGACGCCCACGCGGGCACCGGCGCGTTTGAGGTGAGCCTCATCGCCTATGAGAGCATCCTGCGGGCGCGCGACGAGTTCGGCATAGACGCGCGCCCCGGGTGCTTCGCCGACAACTTCGCCATCCAGGGGCTGGACATCGGCGCCATTCGCGTGGGCGACCGAATCCTCATCGGCCCGGCAATCCTGGAAGTTGTCCAGATCGGCAAGCCGCCCGACGCCCCGCACACGTATGACTTTCACGGCGTTTCGCTCTTGCGACAGGAGGGCGTGTTCTGCCGCGTCCTCCAGGGCGGGCACGTCCAGCGCGGGGACCCCGTGGCGCACATCGCCGTCGGGCGCGAAGCCCCTCGCTCCGAAAGCGAGCCGAAGGAGCAGTCCCGATGAGAATCGTGGTCGCCAGCGGCAAGGGAGGGACGGGCAAAACCCTCGTAGCGACCAGCCTGGCGCTGGCTGCAGCCGAGCAGGGACAGGTTACGCTCCTGGACTGCGATGTAGAGGCTCCCAACGCAGCCCTGTTCCTAAAGCCGGAACTGAACCGTCGGGTTGAGGCGGTCAGCCTCATCCCCGAAGTGGATGCCGGACGTTGCACCCTTTGCGGGGAATGCGGCAAGGTCTGCCAGTATCACGCGATTGCCGTGCTCCCCAAAAAGGTGATGGTGTTCCGCGAACTGTGCCACGGGTGCGGCAGTTGCGCGGTGAACTGCCCGGAACATGCCATCTCCGAGATTCCGTTCGCCATTGGCCTGCTGGAGTTTGGGCGCGCGGGCGAGATGGCGTTTGGTCAGGGCGTGTTGAACGTAGGCGAGGCCATGGCCACGCCCATCATCCGCCGGTTGAAGCGGGAAGCGGCCGCCGTCACTGCCCCTGAAGAGGACATCATCCTGGACGCCCCTCCCGGCACGTCCTGCCCGGTGATTGAGACGTTGCGCGGCGCGGACTTCGCCCTGCTGGTTACGGAGCCGACGCCCTTCGGCCTGCACGACCTGAAACTGGCCGCGGAGGTCGCTCGCGACGTGCTGCGGATTCCAACCGGCGTGGTCATCAACAAGGATGGCGTCGGCGACGAGGGAGTGGAGGTCTTCTGCCGCGAGGCCGGAATCCCCGTGCTCCTGCGCATCCCGCTGGATCGGCGCATCGCCGAGGCCTACTCCGACGGCGTGCCTCTCATCCACGCGCTGCCGGAGTACCGGCCTGCCTTTGAGGCGCTTCTGGCCCACATCCGCGAGAACGCCCACGGGAGGTCGGCATGAAGCAAATCGTGATCCTCAGCGGCAAGGGCGGCACGGGCAAGACGACGGTCGCCGCAGCGCTGGGCCACCTGGCCTCCCAAGACGGGAAGACGGTCATGGTGGACGCGGACGTGGACGCGGCCAACCTGGAACTGCTCTTGTCGCCCGTAGTGCTGGAGGAAGCCGAGTTCTCCTCGGCCAAGAAGGCCTTCATTGACCCGGTCCTGTGCACCGCCTGCGGAAGGTGCGCCGAACTCTGTCGGTTTGACGCCATCATCCCGGGCGCGGACGCCTACCGCGTGGACAATCTCGCCTGCGAGGGGTGCGCGCTGTGCTACTACCAGTGCCCCACCGACGCGATTCGCATGGAGGAGGCCGTCTCCGGCAGGTGGTTCCAGTCCGAGACGCGCTTCGGGCCGCTGTTTCACGCGCGGCTCTACCCGGGCGAGGAGAACTCGGGCAAACTGGTTACATTGGTGCGGCAGAAGGCACTGCACGTG includes:
- a CDS encoding zinc ribbon domain-containing protein, producing MPIYEYRCGNCCQTVEVLVMGGGDDPKCPNCGAPLFEKRISASHHRMGKPQSATGHTCCGREERCDKPPCDSGGGCHRDRR
- a CDS encoding MOSC domain-containing protein; amino-acid sequence: MAQGTLMAVCASTRRTDPKVDVGSGELRAGHGLVGDAHAGTGAFEVSLIAYESILRARDEFGIDARPGCFADNFAIQGLDIGAIRVGDRILIGPAILEVVQIGKPPDAPHTYDFHGVSLLRQEGVFCRVLQGGHVQRGDPVAHIAVGREAPRSESEPKEQSR
- a CDS encoding ATP-binding protein encodes the protein MRIVVASGKGGTGKTLVATSLALAAAEQGQVTLLDCDVEAPNAALFLKPELNRRVEAVSLIPEVDAGRCTLCGECGKVCQYHAIAVLPKKVMVFRELCHGCGSCAVNCPEHAISEIPFAIGLLEFGRAGEMAFGQGVLNVGEAMATPIIRRLKREAAAVTAPEEDIILDAPPGTSCPVIETLRGADFALLVTEPTPFGLHDLKLAAEVARDVLRIPTGVVINKDGVGDEGVEVFCREAGIPVLLRIPLDRRIAEAYSDGVPLIHALPEYRPAFEALLAHIRENAHGRSA
- a CDS encoding P-loop NTPase, whose protein sequence is MKQIVILSGKGGTGKTTVAAALGHLASQDGKTVMVDADVDAANLELLLSPVVLEEAEFSSAKKAFIDPVLCTACGRCAELCRFDAIIPGADAYRVDNLACEGCALCYYQCPTDAIRMEEAVSGRWFQSETRFGPLFHARLYPGEENSGKLVTLVRQKALHVARATQADWVIIDGSPGIGCPVIAAATGVDLALIVTEPTLSGIHDLERILTTTAHFRIPALVCVNKSDINPSRAAQVADFCKARAIPLVAEIPYDDAVTRAMVRGQTVTEFGDSAVAQQIRRVWNAVRDSLHQGR